The Colletotrichum higginsianum IMI 349063 chromosome 2, whole genome shotgun sequence genome has a segment encoding these proteins:
- a CDS encoding Glutamate 5-kinase produces the protein MAEESGPTYMKHRESRKPLTVVLKLGTSSIVDEDTHQPLLSILSLIVETAVKLRKDGHRVVIVSSGAIGVGLLRMEMDKRPKHLSTLQDLQALAAIGQCRLISLWDDLFSHFRQPVAQILLTRNDIADRTRYLNAQNTFNELLDLGVIPIVNENDTLAVSEIKFGDNDTLSAIAAGMVHADMLFLMTDVDCLYDKNPRTHPDAQAIEVVEDISSIQADVSTAGSSLGTGGMMTKIVAARLATSAGVTTVITRSSNPGNIVKIVRYVQAQQRSSPHLDATVHEGDDHDTDYEHHHDHAEDPMSQSTASLRLDQSVERPPLHTRFLPSSDPIRDRHFWLIHGLKPHGTLYIDSGAHSALLRKAGLLPAGVLDVEGNFAQQEAVRLVVVDRLHGASATPGGKPWGGTPIEVGRALVNYAAPEIMRIKGHQSSDIGGLLGYADSEYVAERQHIRIFSRESRPVTPSIEKVKEQIVEEVVSGITGYEQKP, from the exons ATGGCGGAAGAGAGTGGTCCAACGT ATATGAAGCACCGTGAGAGTCGCAAACCCCTGACGGTGGTGCTGAAGCTAG GCACAAGCTCCATTGTTGATGAGGATACTCACCAACCCCTCTTATCCATTCTCAGTCTTATTGTAGAGACGGCGGTGAAGTTGAGGAAAGATGGCCATAGAGTAGTCATTGTCTCATCCGGTGCCATCGGCGTTGGTCTTCTTCGCATGGAGATGGACAAGCGGCCGAAGCACCTGTCAACACTGCAG GACTTGCAGGCGTTAGCGGCAATCGGCCAATGCAGGCTCATCAGTCTATGGGACGATTTGTTCAGCCACTTCAGACAACCCGTCGCCCAGATTCTACTCACTCGGAACGACATTGCGGAT AGGACGCGGTATCTCAATGCCCAAAACACGTTCaacgagcttctcgacctgGGGGTCATCCCCATCGTCAACGAGAACGATACCCTAGCGGTGTCGGAAATCAAGTTCGGCGACAACGATACCCtctccgccatcgccgccggcatggTCCACGCAGACATGCTGTTCCTCATGACCGACGTGGATTGTCTCTACGACAAGAACCCCAGAACCCACCCGGACGCTCAGGCcatcgaggtcgtcgaggacatcTCCAGCATCCAGGCGGATG TTTCAACAGCGGGCTCCTCCCTCGGCACCGGTGGCATGATGACCAAGATCGTCGCCGCGAGACTAGCAACCTCGGCGGGCGTGACGACCGTCATCACCCGCTCTTCCAACCCGGGCAACATTGTCAAGATCGTGCGCTACGTCCAGGCCCAGCAGCGGTCCTCCCCGCACCTCGACGCCACCGTCcacgagggcgacgaccaCGACACCGACTACGAGCACCATCACGACCACGCCGAAGACCCCATGTCCCAGTCCACCGCCTCCCTGCGCCTCGACCAGTCCGTCGAGAGGCCGCCACTGCACACCCGCTTCCTCCCTTCCTCGGACCCGATCCGCGATCGCCACTTCTGGCTCATCCACGGCCTCAAGCCCCACGGCACGCTGTACATCGACTCCGGCGCCCACAGCGCCTTGTTGCGCAAGGCAGGACTGCTCCCCGCCGGCGTGCTTGACGTCGAGGGCAACTTCGCGCAGCAGGAGGCCGtccggctcgtcgtcgtcgaccggcTGCACGGCGCGAGCGCAACTCCTGGCGGCAAGCCATGGGGCGGCACGCCCATCGAGGTCGGCCGTGCGCTCGTCAATTACGCCGCTCCGGAGATCATGCGCATCAAGGGCCACCAGAGCTCGGACATCGGAGGTCTGCTGGGGTACGCCGACAGCGAGTACGTCGCGGAGAGGCAGCATATCCGAATCTTTAGCCGCGAGAGTCGGCCGGTAACGCCGAGCATcgagaaggtcaaggagcAGATTGTCGAGGAGGTGGTTTCGGGGATCACGGGATACGAACAGAAGCCATGA
- a CDS encoding Peptidase M76 family protein has protein sequence MTILDDNQVPAASSEAPSTTAAAAAAIPSTQPQQQQQQPPPRELRNDPARTGFDPQTKWWMNYFNVLTGRMTPEGQFHYREARYRANEERDCKRCEEHRDWLLAFSPTVRFLNDKITALNGNLDSSNILCRRCPARLTEDGEVHRQSGGFSPAHGILICANEVRDRKHLEDTLSHEMVHAWDHLRWNVDWMGDLDLKHAACTEIRASTLSGECRWTREAFTRGNWSLSQQFQDCVRKRAIQSVLNRPRCKDDVQATKVVNQVWESCFSDTRPFDEVYR, from the exons ATGACGATTCTCGACGATAATCAAGTGCCTGCGGCGTCCTCCGAggccccctcgacgacggcagcagcagcggcggcaatCCCGTCGacgcagccgcagcagcaacaacaacaaccaccgCCGCGTGAACTCCGTAACGATCCCGCCCGTACGGGCTTCGACCCGCAGACCAAGTGGTGGATGAATTACTTCAATGTACTCACCGGTCGCATGACCCCCGAGGGCCAGTTTCACTACCGCGAGGCCCGCTACCGCGCCAACGAGGAGCGCGACTGCAAGCGCTGCGAGGAGCACCGCGACTGGCTGCTCGCCTTCTCCCCGACCGTGCGCTTCCTCAACGACAAGATCACCGCCCTCAATGGCAACCTCGACTCGTCCAACATTCTCTGCAGGCGCTGCCCCGCCCGCCTgaccgaggacggcgaggtgcACCGCCAGTCCGGCGGCTTCAGCCCTGCCCACGGCATCCTGATCTGCGCCAACGAGGTGAGGGACCGCAAGCACCTCGAGGACACGCTGTCACACGAGATGGTACACGCCTGGGACCATTTGCGGTGGAACGTCGACTGGATGGGCGACTTGGACCTGAAGCATGCGGCGTGTACAGAG ATCCGCGCATCGACGCTCAGCGGCGAGTGCAGGTGGACGAGGGAGGCCTTCACGAGAGGCAACTGGAGCCTGTCGCAGCAGTTCCAGGACTGCGTGCGGAAGCGCGCCATTCAGTCCGTGCTCAACCGGCCAAGGTGCAAGGACGACGTGCAGGCGACCAAGGTGGTGAACCAGGTCTGGGAATCGTGCTTCAGCGACACGCGGCCCTTTGACGAGGTTTATAGATGA
- a CDS encoding Serine threonine-protein kinase eg2 gives MATRTLESRFERMSVNDENEPVDGGKLYSKTQSLVKTSQLSQSSSRPNLVKVALQSQSTNAVASVTLPSQTVQRHAKNPASPTRKPLPSTSSRTSDEVAEIERKSAVSIILEPSTPKVFHLGMFEIGRPLGKGKFGRVYLARERTSGFICALKVLHKNELQQGRVEKQVRREIEIQSNLRHPNILQLYGHFHDSKRVFLILEFAGKGELYKHLRKESRFPEWKSAQYIAQMASALRYLHRKHVIHRDIKPENILMGIHGEIKISDFGWSVHAPNNRRNTMCGTLDYLPPEMIKPGSSDNYYNEKVDLWSLGVLTYEFLVGEAPFEDTPVMTQRRIARADMTVPSFVSPEAKDLIKKLLVLDPEKRIPLEQVQTHPWIVKHCVKGERAANRERSS, from the exons ATGGCTACTCGAACGTTGGAGTCGCGCTTTGAGCGCATGTCCGTCAATGACGAGAATGAGcctgtcgacggcggcaagctcTACTCCAAGACCCAG TCCTTGGTCAAGACATCACAGCTCTCCCAGAGCTCGAGCAGACCGAACCTCGTCAAGGTTGCACTCCAGTCCCAGAGCAccaacgccgtcgcctcggTAACGCTGCCCTCGCAAACCGTCCAACGGCATGCGAAAAACCCTGCGTCGCCCACAAGAAAGCCCCTCccctcaacctcgtcgaggacgtcagATGAGGTCGCCGAGATCGAACGCAAGTCCGCCGTGTCCATCATCCTCGAGCCCTCGACGCCTAAGGTGTTCCATCTGGGCATGTTCGAGATCGGCCGGCCTCTGGGCAAGGGCAAGTTCGGCCGCGTATACCTTGCGAGAGAGCGCACGAGTGGCTTCATCTGCGCCCTCAAGGTCCTGCACAAGAACGAGCTCCAGCAGGGCCGCGTCGAGAAGCAGGTTCGCCGCGAGATCGAGATCCAGAGCAACCTGCGACATCCCAACATTCTCCAGTTATACGGCCACTTCCACGACAGCAAGCGCGTCTTCCTCATTCTCGAATTCGCTGGCAAGGGCGAGCTGTACAAGCACCTACGCAAGGAGAGCCGCTTCCCTGAGTGGAAGTCGGCGCAGTACATCGCCCAGATGGCGTCAGCTCTGCGCTACCTGCACCGCAAGCATGTTATCCATAGAGACATCAAGCCCGAAAACATCCTCATGGGCATCCACGGCGAGATCAAGATCTCGGATTTCGGCTGGAGCGTCCACGCCCCTAACAACCGCCGCAACACGATGTGCGGTACCCTCGACTACCTTCCGCCTGAAATGATCAAGCCCGGCAGCTCGGACAACTACTACAACGAAAAGGTCGACCTCTGGAGTCTGGGTGTCCTGACGTACGAGTTTCTTGTCGGCGAAGCGCCCTTCGAGGACACGCCTGTCATGACGCAGAGGAGGATTGCCCGGGCTGACATGACCGTCCCGTCGTTTGTCAGtcccgaggccaaggacctGATCAAGAAG TtgctcgtcctcgacccCGAGAAGAGAATACCTCTGGAGCAGGTCCAGACCCATCCTTGGATCGTAAAGCACTGCGTCAAGGGCGAGAGAGCCGCCAACCGCGAGAGGAGCTCCTAA